CAGATTCCCATGAGAAGCCCAGAAGCTACAGTTGACATTTAACTTCAGAATGTGGGAAATAAAAGAGGGGGATGGATCCAGACTCAGTTAGCTGTCTCTTAGGCCCCTTTGATATCAATTGGACTTAAAATTTTGTCAAGTTTTCAGAATGCTGTCAATGAGATCTAAATTGAACTAATTCTTCCAACCCATAGTGTTGAATTCAATTTAACGacttctgttttatttcttctaCAGACAATTGAACAGTTGTATAACATAAAGAGAATGGAGGCACAGAGACTTCCTTGTCCTCCGGTGTCACTAAAAGATCAGCCAGTTCAGCTCTCTTGCCTTCAAGCAGTGCCAGCTGCATCAAATCTCTCACTGAGTCCGGTGGTCCTTCAGCCAGAACAAGGTGTCTCCCAGACTATATATCTGAAAGCCCTTACCATACCACTTTATCAACCTACCCGGGGAGAATGTCATCATCCAAACAACAGGCTGCCCACAGGCCGAACCAGTATCAACTTAGACAGCACTAATATGCCTTTAATTGTAAGCCCAGTTTTACAATCAGAGGGGGCAGATCAACTTCAGGCAGTCATTCAGAAGCAACCTAGGACAATAAATATAATTAGTGGTTTATCGGTTTTGCCACAGAATCCTTCTCCAGGCGTGCCACTTGGAAGCCCAGGGAAATCCAAAAGTGCTGGGAAGTACCTTTGTAAACATTGTGGCCGTGATTGCCTAAAACCAAGTGTTCTTGAGAAACACATGCGCTCACATACAGGTGAGAGACCTTTTCCGTGTACTACGTGTGGCATTGCATTTAAAACGCAAAGCAATCTGTATAAACATAGGAGATCCCAAACACATGTAAACAATGCCAGGCAGCCCTCAGAATCTGACAACAGTAGTACATTAGAAGAGAATGAGAAGGTGTCTGAAAGTGTTGGAGCTCTCCAGACAACAAAAGCCAATGATAGAAACTGTGACCAGCCAAGGACAGTGATTAAACAAGCCATTTCAGAGTCCACAGATGTGTTAACTAGGGAGAAGCATCTTCCTGATGCTTCTTTGCCAGCAGTGAATGCTTTATTCCTTGGATCTGAAAACCAGTGGATGACAACAGACAACTTCTATCATGGAGGGCTAAATCAGAATGCCCTTGAGAGACAGACCATGAAAGATCCATTGAATTCACTCCAGAGAAGAAAGATCCAGGATCAAAGGTCTCCAACTGTCAGTAAGCACAGTCAGCTACAGAGGCAGCAAGCCACGTACTCTGAGAAGCTATGGGACGGCAGATCTCCAGACTACAAACTGAAGAAATGTGAAAGCACTGACTCAGGATACCTGTCACGTTCTGATAGTGTGGAACAGCAGATGCTGTCTCCCAGCCCCCTGCACAGTCTTTGTGAGCACAGCATAGAGTCAGAAAGTGATACAGCCATTAGCAACCTCAGGTACACAGCAGGAAATAGCTCAAAAGTAGATTTGGCTGAGAAAGCACCAGGAGCCTTAACATTTGAGAAAAAGAAATTGGAGGAGCATATCTCAAAGCTAATATCTCAAAATAAAGCTGTGGTGGATGACACCCAACTGGACAATGTTAGACCCAGGAAAACAGTCCTGTCCAAGCAGGGCAGCATTGACTTGCCGATGCCTTATACGTATAAAGACTCGTTCCATTTTGACATACGGCCTGTTGAcataaacagaaaaaagaatcTTTCTCTGTTCTCAGCCAAGTCTATATTCACACCTGTGGAAAGATCAAAGCCATTGTTTTTTCACTCGGTCCCCACTCAGTTCTCTACGACAATTGATTGCGTGCCTGTTACCAGAAGTAACTCTTTGCCTTTTGTTGAGAGTACTAGGAGGGTACAGGATCAAATAGATAGTTCAAAATTAACGTCTTTCACTAGAATGTCCCCAAACACAAGTTTTTCTGGTTTATTGCATAGCAACAACTTTGCTGCAAGTACAGCAGGTTTTCCTAACAGCCACCCCCGAGCACTTGTCAGGCAGGTGGCAGTAGATGACTTACTGCTAAGTAATGTAATTGAATCTTCATCTCCTTCGGAAGAGATGAAAGGTGCTAAAAAGCCTGGAGCTGGGGTAGAAGGAGCAAACACAAAGCATAAGAaacccagtaaaaaaaaaattaaaatgttctcTCAGGAAAAATGGCAGGTTTATGGGGATGAGACATTTAAGAAAATctaccagaaaatgaaaagcagtcAAATGACCAAGAAACCAAAGGAAAATAAGACAGATATTTCAAGCATCCATTTGGATGCCAAGGAAACAACTAGTCAGGAGGGAATTACTCTGCCAAGAGAAGACAGAAGCGCCACAATGGTAGCCATTTCTGCAAAAGTGAATACTGAAGAATTGAAAGGCCATTCCATCAGTAGTCCTATATTGCAATGTGTTTCCTTACAGGAGAGTTCAAGGAGCTTTGCAGAATCAATGGAAACATCAAGTACTGTCAGTGATTATGAACACAGTGATATGACTAAAACACTTCTTGAACACAGATGCAAAGAATTGGGTGTTTCAGAGGAAGAATCAAATAGCAACACTCAGTTCCAGCCTTTAAGTACCAGTTGTGAGCTGAAGTTCCCACTTCAGCAAGCCACAGATCAAGAGACTGTTGCCTCATTAAACATTGCTAGCTTGCATAATACTAGCTCAGAGGAGACAATCACACAAGAGGAATTTATTAAACTTTTGCCCCCATTACATGATGATATTTTGACCCACAAAGGAGAAGATACTGGTGGAAAAGAAAGCTTTCAACTTGAGCAGGGGGGCTTGCCATCACACCAGTGCAACAGCAGTGAGCTAATGCAGGTACTTCAAAAGTTACCCTCGGAGAGAAAGAAGTTAAAAGTGGATAAACTGAAGaccaaagaaaatacaaaactaaGAGTCAATATTGGTCACAGCAGCTCAGCGGAGAGAATTGTGAAACCGCTAGACCATTACAAACTTCTTAATATGGTTGCTCCAGTATCAGTAAATCTCTCAGTTAAAGGAGAAAAGCAGTCAGGAACAGTAGGAGTAAATACATCAGGTGGCAACATGAAATATGAGGAAGCAGTCAAATATTCCATAATGGTTTCTAATAAGAATGATGTTGCTAATCTCACTGATAAAGCAAGTGTAtcagcattttcattttctgaacAACTCAAGGCCGGGATAAAAAAGGAGCACACCTGTAATTCATCTGCTTTACAAAAACTGACAGAAAACCCATGTCGGATGATAACGGGGACAGAAATGTCACGTCAGAGTGGAGATACAGCACCACCCCACACACAGCATATAGTAGTTGACCAAGCAGCTCCACATCTAAAGAAAAATGAATTTCTCCCAAAGTATATCCTAAAATGTGCACAAGAAGTGAATAGTACAGACCTGCCATTAATTCTAGCAGGAGTGTCAAAGGAAATGCCCTGTATTTCACTGCCCTGCACGTCAACTGACTCCTCTTCCCTTGCCAGTAACAATAGATCGGTTGGAACCAGCTCCACAGATGTATTTTTGTGCCCTTTGCAATTGGAACTGAGTCATCCAAACAGAACAAAAGAGCTAAAAAGGGAAGTACACACAACGCTGAAGTCTCTGGTAGTTTGCTCATCAGCTATCCTAGAAACAACCAGCATCACAACCAGGTTAGACAGAAGATGCCATCTTCAGAATGTCAAGCAGAAGGAGAAGACGAAAGATGAGGAGAAAGGAGCCAATAACAGAGACCATTTAGGTGATCAAAAGCTGCCACAGGAGGGCGATGGACGTGTGATTGTTTGTACATCACAGATGCCagggggggaaatatgctttACATCTATGTATAGAGGAGGGTTTCTTATATCTTCGGACATGACAGGGCAGAGTCCCGCCCTTCAGTTAATACACTCAGGGAACAGTTCGGTTCTATCTGTGTCTTCATTGGTGGAAAGGGCAGTTTTTTGTGGCAACACAGACACAAAAATATCAGAATGGCAATCGGCTGTTAACCCTTTCCCAGGATTTCAAGATCTGCCCAGCTGTTCGGTTGATAGTTCCAAATGCCTTTGCCATTCCTCGGACATGTTTTATTGCCATGTGCTCTGTACCCAACAAAAGGAAGTCTGCACTCTGTCCCAATTAAGTGTAGTTTCTCGTGCAGGAAACTTGAAAGTTCCAAGCTTGAATATATCCTTCCCAACTTTAAATGCGGAGCCTCAGTTAACGTGGTGTTGCTTATCTAGAAACCTCCCTCTTCCTGTTGAGCAGCTGGAGAAGAAATATTCTGCTTATTCTTCCCTGCATACCTGCAAAAATGAAAGCATGGTGTCAAAATGTAGTCTTTCCTTTTGCCAAATGAAAAGTACCAAGAAGGCTGCTAGCCAAGGCTTGACGACTGGGACCCCCAAAGCACCAGTCACTTGCTTTTCACAGAAGCAGCAGATAGAGCAGGTAATTCCTTTACTCCCTTTCTTCCCAAATAGAGGAATGTCACATTGTACCTAGAATAAAATGGAAGAAGGTGGTTAAGGAGCATGCTCATATGTTATCTTGTTAGTACTTAATACTAGCAGCGTATGATCAGTTTGTACTCTGATATCCAAGGGCCATGGGGCCAACCATGAAAAACATTGGTTGATATCCTCAAAACATGGGGTGATCACCTACCTTAATAGAGCTCTCGGTCATGGTTATGACATGCTTTCCATGGGTTGTAGTATCTAAGTAAGTCAGAGATTTTCAACTTTTTGGAGTCCATGGCtctcttgaccaactacattctttctgcagcacccctgtggggcacaggagcccagttatgtcaccccttgcctgtataactggcagcctctcacccttcttcgaacaccttcccttgtggagtattccctcagcctgggagtcctctgggcagctgctgctactgTCCCTGATCTCTGAGCTCGCTCTATATAGTGCTCTCTCTCTATATGGGTTAAATTCTTCCGTAATTTTGGTGGTTTAAAAAACTATATcatgccatttttttattttttttatttgcagcagTACTTTACAACAACTGGATTTGATGTGCTGTTAAAAGACA
The genomic region above belongs to Zootoca vivipara chromosome 7, rZooViv1.1, whole genome shotgun sequence and contains:
- the ZNF831 gene encoding zinc finger protein 831, with translation MEAQRLPCPPVSLKDQPVQLSCLQAVPAASNLSLSPVVLQPEQGVSQTIYLKALTIPLYQPTRGECHHPNNRLPTGRTSINLDSTNMPLIVSPVLQSEGADQLQAVIQKQPRTINIISGLSVLPQNPSPGVPLGSPGKSKSAGKYLCKHCGRDCLKPSVLEKHMRSHTGERPFPCTTCGIAFKTQSNLYKHRRSQTHVNNARQPSESDNSSTLEENEKVSESVGALQTTKANDRNCDQPRTVIKQAISESTDVLTREKHLPDASLPAVNALFLGSENQWMTTDNFYHGGLNQNALERQTMKDPLNSLQRRKIQDQRSPTVSKHSQLQRQQATYSEKLWDGRSPDYKLKKCESTDSGYLSRSDSVEQQMLSPSPLHSLCEHSIESESDTAISNLRYTAGNSSKVDLAEKAPGALTFEKKKLEEHISKLISQNKAVVDDTQLDNVRPRKTVLSKQGSIDLPMPYTYKDSFHFDIRPVDINRKKNLSLFSAKSIFTPVERSKPLFFHSVPTQFSTTIDCVPVTRSNSLPFVESTRRVQDQIDSSKLTSFTRMSPNTSFSGLLHSNNFAASTAGFPNSHPRALVRQVAVDDLLLSNVIESSSPSEEMKGAKKPGAGVEGANTKHKKPSKKKIKMFSQEKWQVYGDETFKKIYQKMKSSQMTKKPKENKTDISSIHLDAKETTSQEGITLPREDRSATMVAISAKVNTEELKGHSISSPILQCVSLQESSRSFAESMETSSTVSDYEHSDMTKTLLEHRCKELGVSEEESNSNTQFQPLSTSCELKFPLQQATDQETVASLNIASLHNTSSEETITQEEFIKLLPPLHDDILTHKGEDTGGKESFQLEQGGLPSHQCNSSELMQVLQKLPSERKKLKVDKLKTKENTKLRVNIGHSSSAERIVKPLDHYKLLNMVAPVSVNLSVKGEKQSGTVGVNTSGGNMKYEEAVKYSIMVSNKNDVANLTDKASVSAFSFSEQLKAGIKKEHTCNSSALQKLTENPCRMITGTEMSRQSGDTAPPHTQHIVVDQAAPHLKKNEFLPKYILKCAQEVNSTDLPLILAGVSKEMPCISLPCTSTDSSSLASNNRSVGTSSTDVFLCPLQLELSHPNRTKELKREVHTTLKSLVVCSSAILETTSITTRLDRRCHLQNVKQKEKTKDEEKGANNRDHLGDQKLPQEGDGRVIVCTSQMPGGEICFTSMYRGGFLISSDMTGQSPALQLIHSGNSSVLSVSSLVERAVFCGNTDTKISEWQSAVNPFPGFQDLPSCSVDSSKCLCHSSDMFYCHVLCTQQKEVCTLSQLSVVSRAGNLKVPSLNISFPTLNAEPQLTWCCLSRNLPLPVEQLEKKYSAYSSLHTCKNESMVSKCSLSFCQMKSTKKAASQGLTTGTPKAPVTCFSQKQQIEQQYFTTTGFDVLLKDIPEAEEAKEKLNKVRGLTTNKGKRSRKRKKMKISQK